The proteins below come from a single Gordonia pseudamarae genomic window:
- a CDS encoding ArsA family ATPase, whose translation MAVDLKMASVLKDPGTRVVICCGAGGVGKTTTAAAMALYAAEQGRRVAVLTIDPARRLAQSLGMTALTNEPQPVPLDCAGSLDAMMLDMRRTFDDMVMEHSTPDRAAAILENSFYQTVASSFSGTQEYMAMEKLGKLLSEDRWDLIVVDTPPSRNALDFLDAPKRLGSFLSGRLMKVLVGGGRGVGRMVTGAMSLAMRGISTIIGGDMLRDVAMFVQSLDSMFGGFQERALQTYELLKQPGTRFVVVAAAEADALREAAFFVDRLSEESMPLAGLILNRTHPNLTSVTDTSVQVALDQVSDELTRGVLTIHADRAATARRELHLLQRFTASHPAVPIVGVPALPFEVADKAALEAVAEQIVSRG comes from the coding sequence ATGGCCGTCGATCTGAAGATGGCGTCGGTCCTCAAGGATCCGGGCACCCGTGTGGTGATCTGCTGCGGCGCGGGCGGTGTCGGCAAGACGACGACGGCCGCCGCGATGGCACTGTATGCCGCCGAGCAGGGACGCCGGGTCGCGGTGCTGACGATCGATCCGGCGCGCCGGTTGGCGCAGTCGCTGGGGATGACCGCGCTCACCAACGAGCCGCAGCCGGTGCCGTTGGACTGCGCCGGGTCACTGGACGCGATGATGCTGGACATGCGCCGCACCTTCGACGACATGGTGATGGAGCATTCGACGCCTGACCGGGCCGCGGCGATCCTGGAGAACTCCTTCTATCAGACCGTCGCATCGTCGTTCTCGGGTACGCAGGAGTACATGGCGATGGAGAAGCTCGGCAAGCTGCTCTCCGAGGACCGCTGGGACCTGATCGTCGTCGACACACCGCCGTCGCGGAACGCCCTCGACTTCCTGGACGCGCCGAAACGATTGGGATCTTTTCTGTCGGGGCGACTGATGAAGGTGCTGGTCGGCGGCGGCCGCGGCGTGGGCCGCATGGTGACCGGTGCGATGAGCCTGGCGATGCGCGGTATCTCGACGATCATCGGCGGCGACATGCTGCGCGATGTGGCGATGTTCGTGCAGTCGCTCGATTCGATGTTCGGCGGCTTCCAGGAGCGGGCGCTGCAAACCTATGAGCTGCTCAAACAGCCCGGCACCCGGTTCGTGGTGGTGGCCGCCGCGGAGGCCGACGCCCTGCGCGAGGCCGCGTTCTTCGTCGACCGGCTGTCGGAGGAGTCGATGCCGCTGGCGGGTCTCATCCTCAACCGGACGCACCCGAATCTGACGTCGGTCACCGATACGTCGGTGCAGGTGGCTCTGGATCAGGTATCGGACGAGCTGACCCGGGGTGTGCTCACCATTCACGCCGACCGGGCCGCGACGGCCCGCCGCGAGCTGCACCTGTTGCAGCGGTTCACCGCCTCCCACCCGGCGGTCCCGATCGTCGGTGTTCCCGCCCTCCCATTCGAGGTCGCCGACAAGGCGGCACTGGAGGCGGTGGCGGAGCAGATCGTCAGCCGGGGGTAA
- a CDS encoding RidA family protein, whose amino-acid sequence MSWTQRLADLGITLPAVATPVAAYVPAVRTGDLVYTSGQLPIVDGTLSITGKVSETAEGIVSPDDAYAGARQCALNALAAVDALVGLDSIVRVVKVVGFVASAPGFTGQPKVINGASEVLGEIFGDAGVHARSAVGVAELPLGAPVEVELIVEVA is encoded by the coding sequence ATGAGCTGGACCCAGCGCCTGGCCGACCTCGGGATCACCCTGCCGGCCGTCGCCACACCGGTCGCCGCCTACGTGCCCGCGGTGCGCACCGGCGATCTGGTCTACACATCGGGGCAGCTACCCATCGTCGACGGCACGCTGTCGATCACCGGCAAGGTCAGCGAAACCGCCGAAGGGATCGTGAGTCCAGACGACGCCTATGCGGGAGCCCGTCAGTGCGCGCTCAACGCGCTGGCGGCCGTTGACGCCCTCGTCGGTCTCGACTCGATCGTGCGCGTGGTCAAGGTCGTCGGTTTCGTGGCCTCGGCCCCCGGATTCACCGGGCAGCCCAAGGTCATCAACGGTGCATCCGAGGTCCTCGGCGAGATCTTCGGCGACGCCGGTGTGCACGCCCGCTCGGCCGTCGGCGTGGCCGAACTGCCGCTCGGCGCACCCGTCGAGGTGGAGCTGATCGTCGAGGTCGCCTGA
- a CDS encoding DUF4177 domain-containing protein, translated as MSELTAWEYVTVPLLTHATKQILDQWGTDGWELVSVLPGPTGEQHVAYLKRPKG; from the coding sequence ATGAGTGAACTCACCGCATGGGAGTACGTGACCGTGCCGCTGCTGACCCACGCCACCAAACAGATTCTGGATCAGTGGGGCACCGACGGCTGGGAGCTGGTCAGTGTGCTGCCCGGCCCGACCGGCGAACAGCACGTCGCCTACCTCAAACGACCGAAAGGCTGA
- a CDS encoding WhiB family transcriptional regulator gives MATAAVFIGEDRQLWVSQARCRGGDPDELFVRGAAQRKAATICRHCPVQLECGADALDNRVEFGVWGGMTERQRRALLRQHPEVTSWSEFFEAQKRRQAV, from the coding sequence ATGGCGACAGCGGCGGTTTTCATTGGAGAAGATCGGCAATTGTGGGTTTCCCAGGCCAGATGCCGCGGAGGCGACCCCGACGAACTGTTCGTCCGCGGCGCTGCCCAGCGCAAAGCGGCCACCATCTGCCGACACTGCCCGGTGCAACTCGAATGCGGCGCCGACGCCCTCGACAACCGAGTCGAATTCGGCGTCTGGGGCGGGATGACCGAACGACAGCGCCGCGCCCTCCTGCGCCAGCACCCCGAAGTCACCTCCTGGTCGGAATTCTTCGAAGCACAAAAACGCCGCCAGGCTGTGTAA
- a CDS encoding ArsA-related P-loop ATPase: MVNEAPVTSPVTPLAPATDAASQTDAASQTDSWPAAASRARLHFVSGKGGTGKTTVAAALALALAAGGKKVLLVEVEGRQGIAQLFDLPPLPPTDTRIATAEGGGEVSALAIDIEHSLLEYLDMFYNLGFAGRAIKRIGAIDFVTTVAPGLRDVIITGKIKERIIAVDKQGKARYDAVVVDSPPTGRIGSFLDVTKAMADLAKSGPIRNQSEGVVRLLHSDQTVVHLVTLLEAMPIQETVEAIDELHSKELTIGTVLVNRVREPLLPEAEIDDIADGHIDAVRIKEHLADAGFHAADADMAGLLTETIDYARRHQAQQIARGQLDNVDLPILDLPEIGDGIDLGAAYELAGVLRKVGA, translated from the coding sequence GTGGTCAATGAGGCACCCGTAACGTCCCCCGTCACTCCGCTCGCCCCGGCGACGGACGCGGCATCACAGACGGACGCGGCATCACAGACGGACAGCTGGCCCGCCGCCGCCAGTCGCGCGCGGCTGCATTTCGTGTCCGGCAAAGGCGGCACCGGTAAGACGACCGTCGCCGCCGCGCTGGCTCTGGCGCTGGCGGCCGGCGGCAAGAAGGTTCTGCTGGTGGAGGTGGAAGGCCGACAGGGTATCGCGCAACTGTTCGATCTCCCCCCGTTGCCGCCGACCGACACCCGGATCGCCACCGCGGAAGGCGGTGGCGAGGTGTCCGCGCTGGCCATAGACATAGAACACTCGCTGCTCGAATACCTGGACATGTTCTACAACCTGGGTTTCGCGGGCCGGGCGATAAAGCGGATCGGCGCCATCGATTTCGTGACGACGGTGGCACCCGGACTTCGCGACGTCATCATCACCGGCAAGATCAAGGAACGGATCATCGCCGTCGACAAGCAGGGCAAGGCACGCTACGACGCAGTGGTGGTGGACTCCCCGCCGACCGGACGCATCGGCTCGTTCCTGGATGTGACCAAGGCGATGGCCGATCTGGCGAAATCGGGTCCGATCCGCAACCAGAGCGAGGGTGTGGTGCGGCTGCTGCACTCGGATCAGACCGTCGTGCACCTGGTGACGCTGCTGGAGGCGATGCCGATCCAGGAGACCGTCGAGGCTATCGACGAGTTGCACAGCAAGGAGCTGACGATCGGAACGGTCCTGGTCAACCGGGTGCGCGAGCCGCTGCTACCCGAAGCCGAGATCGATGACATCGCGGACGGGCACATCGACGCCGTCCGCATCAAGGAACACCTGGCCGACGCCGGGTTCCACGCGGCCGACGCCGATATGGCCGGGCTGCTGACCGAGACCATCGACTACGCGCGCAGACATCAGGCTCAGCAGATCGCGCGTGGACAGTTGGACAACGTGGATCTGCCGATCCTGGATCTGCCGGAGATCGGCGACGGTATCGATTTGGGTGCGGCGTACGAGTTGGCAGGCGTCCTACGGAAGGTTGGTGCGTAG
- a CDS encoding penicillin-binding protein, whose amino-acid sequence MLKKFWPLTWACLLAGVLVAGLLYPVASGLGVLSNRAVAAVENVSSELVDGTMPEVTTMTDANGRPIAVLYDQYRTQVGYNDISPNMIRAIISVEDRRFLEHDGVDWKGTIRAALKNSSSGEVQQGASTLDQQYIKNYQLLVLARTEAEREAAVETTPARKLREVRMALTMEQTLRDQAKREKGLSDAAAKQEAKKQIVTRYLNVVPFGNNAYGIEAAAQTYFGKKAKDLTLAESAMLAGIVQSSEALNPYSNAEGAKERRNTVLDTMLTNFPDMRAEIEQAQAEPLGVLPKPRTPQQGCISAGSDGFFCDYALQFLAENGLSRNTVLRGGYIIRTTLDPQVQQLTTRAAQSQASPSAEGVADVMNVIRPGKKSHDVLAMASSRFYGLDSNAEHTVQPQPFSMVGDGAGSIFKIFTVAAAMEKGLGASAQISVPASIAVEGMGSSDGANGCPAGMYCVRNDGRYPATMSITQALAMSPNTAFVNLLQQVGVKPTVDMAVRLGLRSYNSPGTSGYGDKSIASYVKDGNLGSFTLGPTAVNTLELSNVAATLASGGVWCPPNPIASISSIKRDKYGNPMLDAKGNPALVPVPFNPPGCEQVVEEGLANTLAFVMGQDHIGGTAAGAANSSGWTLPMSGKTGTTEAHRSSAFLGFTNQLAGAAYVYNDGPNPSGICSSPLRQCYDGDLYGGMEPARTWFQAIGPIATKFGPVRLARPDPQFMAGNDKGRVPQVAGLPASSAKSRLQAAGFKVVEVEVDSPRPQGTVVTTTPSGSAMPGSTITMSVSNGRQRASRSRPPTSTMVDVPGIGPVEVELPGG is encoded by the coding sequence CTGCTGAAGAAGTTCTGGCCTCTGACCTGGGCGTGCCTGCTCGCAGGAGTCCTGGTCGCCGGATTGCTCTACCCCGTCGCCAGCGGATTGGGGGTCCTCTCGAATCGGGCTGTGGCGGCTGTGGAGAACGTGTCGTCGGAGTTGGTGGACGGCACGATGCCCGAGGTCACGACGATGACGGATGCCAACGGCAGGCCGATCGCCGTCCTCTACGACCAGTACCGCACCCAGGTCGGGTACAACGACATCTCGCCGAACATGATCCGCGCGATCATCTCCGTCGAGGACCGCCGGTTCCTGGAGCACGACGGGGTGGACTGGAAGGGCACTATCCGCGCCGCGCTGAAGAACTCGTCGTCGGGCGAGGTTCAGCAGGGCGCCTCGACGCTCGATCAGCAGTACATCAAGAACTATCAGCTGCTCGTCCTGGCACGGACAGAAGCCGAACGCGAGGCGGCGGTGGAGACCACCCCGGCACGCAAGCTCCGCGAGGTACGGATGGCGTTGACGATGGAGCAGACGCTCCGCGACCAGGCCAAACGGGAAAAGGGTCTGAGCGATGCCGCCGCCAAGCAGGAGGCCAAGAAGCAGATCGTCACCCGCTATCTGAACGTGGTTCCGTTCGGCAACAACGCCTATGGCATCGAGGCCGCCGCGCAGACGTACTTCGGCAAGAAGGCCAAGGATCTGACGTTGGCCGAGTCGGCGATGCTCGCCGGCATCGTCCAGTCGAGTGAGGCACTGAACCCGTACTCCAACGCCGAGGGCGCCAAGGAACGCCGCAACACGGTGCTCGACACGATGCTCACCAATTTCCCCGACATGCGCGCGGAGATCGAGCAGGCGCAGGCCGAACCGCTGGGGGTTCTCCCTAAGCCGCGTACCCCGCAGCAGGGGTGTATCTCTGCGGGCAGCGATGGCTTCTTCTGCGACTACGCCTTGCAGTTCCTCGCCGAGAACGGACTCTCCCGCAACACGGTGTTGCGCGGTGGCTACATCATCCGCACCACCCTCGACCCACAGGTGCAGCAGCTCACCACCCGCGCGGCACAGTCCCAGGCGAGCCCGAGCGCCGAAGGCGTCGCCGACGTGATGAACGTGATCCGCCCCGGTAAGAAGTCACACGATGTGCTGGCGATGGCGTCGAGCCGTTTCTACGGTCTCGACAGCAATGCCGAGCACACGGTGCAGCCACAGCCCTTTTCGATGGTCGGTGACGGTGCCGGTTCGATCTTCAAGATCTTCACGGTCGCCGCGGCGATGGAGAAGGGGCTCGGTGCGAGCGCACAGATCTCGGTGCCCGCGTCGATCGCGGTGGAGGGCATGGGTTCGTCCGACGGCGCCAACGGCTGCCCCGCGGGCATGTACTGCGTTCGCAACGACGGCAGGTATCCGGCGACGATGTCGATCACGCAGGCGCTCGCGATGTCGCCGAACACCGCGTTCGTGAATCTGCTACAGCAGGTGGGTGTGAAGCCGACCGTCGACATGGCGGTGCGCCTGGGCCTGCGGTCCTACAACAGTCCGGGCACGTCCGGGTACGGCGACAAGTCGATCGCCTCGTACGTCAAGGACGGGAACCTGGGTTCGTTCACGCTCGGCCCGACCGCGGTCAACACACTGGAGTTGTCCAATGTCGCGGCCACTCTCGCCTCGGGTGGCGTGTGGTGTCCGCCCAATCCGATCGCCTCGATCAGCAGCATCAAACGCGACAAGTACGGCAACCCGATGCTCGACGCGAAGGGCAATCCGGCGCTGGTGCCGGTGCCGTTCAATCCTCCCGGATGCGAGCAGGTCGTCGAGGAGGGACTGGCGAACACACTGGCGTTCGTGATGGGTCAGGATCACATCGGTGGTACGGCCGCCGGTGCGGCGAACAGCAGCGGCTGGACGTTGCCCATGTCGGGCAAGACGGGTACGACCGAGGCGCACCGCTCGTCGGCGTTCCTCGGTTTCACCAATCAGCTCGCGGGTGCGGCGTACGTGTACAACGACGGCCCGAACCCGTCGGGCATCTGCAGTAGCCCGCTGCGGCAGTGCTACGACGGCGACCTGTACGGCGGCATGGAACCGGCCCGCACGTGGTTCCAGGCGATCGGGCCGATCGCGACCAAGTTCGGCCCGGTGCGTCTGGCCAGGCCGGACCCCCAGTTCATGGCCGGTAACGACAAGGGCCGGGTGCCTCAGGTGGCGGGGCTGCCGGCGAGTTCGGCCAAGTCGCGTCTGCAGGCGGCCGGGTTCAAGGTGGTCGAGGTGGAGGTCGACAGTCCGCGTCCGCAGGGCACGGTGGTGACGACCACCCCGTCGGGTTCGGCGATGCCGGGCAGCACGATCACCATGTCGGTGTCCAACGGGCGTCAGCGCGCGAGCCGTAGCCGTCCACCCACCAGCACCATGGTCGACGTCCCCGGCATCGGCCCGGTGGAGGTCGAACTCCCCGGAGGTTGA